A region from the Desulfoglaeba alkanexedens ALDC genome encodes:
- a CDS encoding BON domain-containing protein, producing MNTKRTIIGSLVACIVFFTFLSCSPTSEKSSTGEYIDDSVITTKVKALLAEDDFLESFQISVETYKGVVQLSGFVDTQDAAAKAGQIARSVEGVKSVKNDLIVK from the coding sequence ATGAACACGAAACGCACGATTATTGGCAGTTTGGTCGCTTGCATCGTTTTTTTCACCTTTTTGAGCTGCTCACCGACATCAGAAAAGTCCAGTACCGGAGAATATATTGACGATTCGGTCATCACGACCAAAGTCAAGGCGTTGCTGGCTGAGGACGATTTCCTCGAGTCCTTCCAGATCAGCGTCGAGACTTACAAGGGAGTCGTTCAATTGAGCGGCTTTGTCGATACGCAGGATGCCGCTGCCAAGGCGGGACAAATCGCGCGCAGCGTCGAGGGGGTTAAATCCGTCAAGAATGATCTGATCGTGAAATAG
- a CDS encoding lmo0937 family membrane protein: MLWTIFVILLVLWALGLLTGYTLGGIIHALLVIALIVILIQVIQGRR, from the coding sequence ATGCTTTGGACTATATTTGTAATTCTGTTGGTTCTCTGGGCGTTGGGATTATTGACCGGCTACACCCTGGGGGGCATCATTCATGCCCTGCTGGTGATTGCCCTCATTGTGATCCTGATCCAGGTGATTCAAGGGCGCCGATGA
- a CDS encoding CsbD family protein, with the protein MKWSIRDHVEGKLHRVKGKIKEVAGKIADNPELEIEGKGENAAGKVQEKAGDIKKVVGK; encoded by the coding sequence ATGAAATGGAGCATAAGAGACCACGTGGAAGGCAAGCTTCACCGGGTCAAGGGTAAGATCAAGGAGGTCGCCGGCAAAATCGCCGACAACCCTGAACTGGAAATCGAAGGAAAAGGTGAAAACGCAGCCGGCAAGGTTCAAGAGAAAGCCGGAGATATCAAGAAGGTCGTTGGGAAGTAA
- a CDS encoding lipopolysaccharide assembly protein LapA domain-containing protein — protein sequence MKPKKIIGVSLAGLVLLFIVQNVAVMNLRFLFWTLSMSGALLMLLVLSVGVILGWLLHGGFGRRKSNAEFSDG from the coding sequence ATGAAGCCTAAAAAAATTATCGGAGTGAGCCTGGCCGGATTGGTGCTTTTGTTCATCGTGCAGAATGTAGCTGTCATGAATCTGCGGTTTTTATTCTGGACGCTGTCGATGTCCGGTGCCTTGTTGATGCTCCTGGTTCTATCGGTGGGCGTCATCCTGGGCTGGCTGCTCCACGGCGGCTTCGGCAGAAGGAAAAGCAACGCCGAATTCTCTGATGGCTGA